In one window of Microtus pennsylvanicus isolate mMicPen1 chromosome 2, mMicPen1.hap1, whole genome shotgun sequence DNA:
- the LOC142844134 gene encoding sperm motility kinase 2B-like codes for MEEVRETLYCDKETFSSIYQMLTTLGRGTFATIKLAFHVPTVSYVAVKILANVNGDCAPNHNEVDIMRSLVHPHIIRFLREVQTRDMTYLIMDYASKGDLLRQIRKPGGLQECEARRLFGQVVQAVKYCHDNCIVHRDIKANNILIDASGNAKLCDFGLAVRVVPGTKLKTFCGTLAYCAPELFGVEPYDGYASDVWNLGVLLYYMVARHLPFQASSSMGLKQQILAANFSVPHHVPLDIFNVIVEIFMIGPNRRPTISQILTRPMIRNSQARASIQSLPGTLSPSIVGTMAGEEIIECLEVQKFDQAMATYLSLQHQAPGGDCCHHQVKPTTPMEPGLAHLSHLRCPVADSLISSSPDSSKSFSPSKIGLCGSLTARAQTSCSLYHLHGADHNEAANDAEKLCSSLGTTLRVTPKGSSLGDTLLTTRQKEAISHGQPQDAGPASSQNQRRHRWKRVKKTLVNGFRHLCCCLPPAESNHASRENQAPQSGDPRGTHRTR; via the coding sequence atggaggaggtcagagagacCCTCTACTGTGACAAGGAGACATTTAGCAGTATCTATCAAATGCTGACAACTCTGGGACGAGGAACTTTTGCCACAATCAAACTGGCCTTTCACGTGCCCACTGTCAGCTACGTGGCTGTGAAGATTCTGGCAAATGTGAATGGGGACTGCGCCCCGAACCACAATGAGGTTGATATAATGAGATCCCTCGTTCATCCGCATATAATCAGGTTCCTTCGGGAGGTGCAGACACGGGACATGACGTATCTCATAATGGATTACGCCTCCAAAGGGGACCTCTTGCGTCAGATTCGCAAACCGGGAGGCTTACAGGAGTGCGAGGCTCGAAGGCTGTTTGGACAGGTAGTACAGGCAGTGAAGTACTGCCACGACAACTGTATCGTCCACAGGGACATTAAGGCAAATAACATCTTGATCGACGCCTCTGGAAATGCCAAGCTCTGTGATTTTGGCCTGGCAGTCAGAGTTGTCCCTGGGACAAAACTAAAGACTTTCTGCGGCACTCTGGCCTACTGTGCCCCGGAACTGTTCGGAGTGGAGCCATACGATGGCTATGCCAGCGATGTTTGGAACTTAGGCGTGCTCCTCTACTACATGGTGGCCAGGCACCTTCCGTTCCAAGCGAGCTCTTCTATGGGGTTGAAGCAGCAAATTTTGGCTGCAAACTTCAGCGTTCCTCATCATGTCCCACTTGATATTTTCAACGTAATCGTGGAAATCTTCATGATCGGCCCCAACAGGAGGCCCACCATCAGTCAAATCCTGACGCGCCCCATGATCAGGAACAGCCAGGCACGGGCATCCATCCAGAGTCTCCCAGGCACCCTGAGCCCTAGCATTGTCGGCACCATGGCAGGTGAAGAAATAATTGAGTGTCTAGAAGTCCAAAAATTTGATCAGGCGATGGCCACATACCTGAGTCTGCAACACCAGGCACCCGGGGGAGACTGCTGCCATCACCAGGTGAAACCCACAACACCCATGGAGCCAGGCCTTGCCCACCTATCCCACCTGCGCTGTCCTGTGGCTGATTCCCTCATTAGCAGCAGCCCGGACAGCAGCAAGAGTTTCTCTCCATCGAAGATCGGGTTGTGTGGCAGCCTGACGGCGAGGGcccagacatcctgctctctgtacCACCTTCATGGGGCAGACCACAATGAGGCTGCAAatgatgcagagaaactctgcagCTCGCTGGGGACGACTCTGCGTGTAACCCCCAAAGGCTCCTCCCTTGGGGACACACTGCTGACCACCAGACAGAAAGAGGCCATCAGCCATGGTCAGCCCCAGGATGCCGGGCCAGCTTCCTCCCAAAACCAGAGGCGTCACCGCTGGAAGAGGGTCAAGAAAACCCTTGTCAATGGCTTCCGACACCTATgttgctgcctgcctcctgcagagAGTAACCATGCCTCCCGTGAGAACCAGGCTCCACAGTCAGGGGATCCTAGAGGCACCCACAGAACCAGGTGA